Proteins found in one Venturia canescens isolate UGA chromosome 8, ASM1945775v1, whole genome shotgun sequence genomic segment:
- the stg1 gene encoding voltage-dependent calcium channel gamma-8 subunit, with protein MSCYYCCCCCYEDEEEISGAIGRTSYGRHERSGSYAIGEGQKSGNGLGIASGISALLSLVIVSVAICTGQWLLTEEKLPKSYSANASAEPDSKVTYSGLWRVCVATSSRMQYECSSIDYFPNEEYSPDPSDSTMAIPYAVTKSAIFFFVATLLLVIAEVCYFTAHVTRPRHQLFIFVAGVVFTVCGLLMLVGMVMYISVFKAEVGSKLRPRSSFQGPPFTYRYGFSFLLYVSGFITTEVAGTSAIFLYISWHQRDHERTDHRRKNCGDVYHLTNYMRRHANLHASNTAGQSGNFICERHQKRYFFGRDSIDHVDFDEFLPPPPSLDYHDYPRQFPRDLTAQTVSTTADVLQDESSPSIQHEFVTFDLEAPFPSPPAPPLRSADWPHEAFRRTTPV; from the exons ATGTCTTGCTACtactgttgttgctgttgctacGAGGACGAAGAGGAAATCAGTGGAGCGATCGGTAGAACAAGTTACGGGAGGCACGAGAGGAGTGGCTCATATGCAATTGGTGAAGGTCAAAAGAGCGGAAACGGTCTTGGCATAGCTTCCGGTATATCGGCATTGCTGTCTCTCGTGATAGTCTCAGTGGCAATTTGCACGGGTCAGTGGCTACTCACCGAGGAGAAATTGCCCAAATCTTATTCCGCAAACGCCTCCGCCGAGCCCGACAGTAAAGTGACGTATAGCGGACTTTGGAGGGTGTGCGTTGCCACAA GCTCTCGCATGCAGTACGAGTGTTCGAGCATCGACTACTTTCCTAACGAGGAATACAGTCCGGACCCAAGTGACTCTACTATGGCGATACCAT ACGCCGTCACCAAGTctgcaatatttttcttcgtggCGACGTTGCTCCTCGTAATAGCCGAAGTTTGCTATTTCACCGCTCACGTGACACGACCGCGCCACCAGCTCTTCATATTCGTAGCTGGTGTTGTTTTCACCGTATGCG GTCTTCTCATGCTCGTTGGGATGGTCATGTACATATCGGTGTTCAAAGCCGAAGTAGGAAGCAAATTGAGACCCAGATCATCTTTTCAG gGCCCCCCCTTCACCTACAGATAcggcttttcttttttactctACGTTAGCGGTTTCATCACTACCGAGGTTGCCGGAACTTCGGCCATATTTTTGTACATATCCTGGCACCAGAGGGACCACGAGAGAACGGATCACAGACGCAAAAATTGCGGG GACGTGTACCATTTAACCAATTACATGCGTCGCCATGCGAATCTCCACGCGTCGAACACCGCTGGACAATCAGGAAACTTCATATGCGAGAGACATCAGAAGCGCTATTTCTTCGGCAGAGACTCGATCGACCACGTAGATTTCGATGAATTCTTGCCGCCCCCGCCGAGCCTCGATTATCACGATTATCCGCGACAGTTTCCACGAGACCTGACTGCTCAAACG GTGAGCACCACCGCTGATGTTCTTCAGGATGAATCCAGTCCCAGCATTCAGCACGAATTTGTCACCTTCGATCTCGAGGCACCGTTCCCTTCGCCACCTGCCCCACCTCTCAGAAGTGCCGATTGGCCTCACGAAGCGTTTCGACGAACCACCCCTGTCTGA
- the LOC122414487 gene encoding transmembrane protein 114: MASRMKALYNQIVFERRVLLGCTILVGLSVCIWAIAIGTDHWFTLDAPNPDEGLPIVGGSEPGRRLVHSHQGLWRVCDQGLRPLDNSSTSTKTMVSYYECVKKDMFPEHQTSYETETVLSYARTEVSFALISMFVMVMGFSFSIYTFRNPRYMFKRLAGGIHFISAACTMVVIQVVLSSVEYESKHSHQTFPKGAILEYNYSLVLAWFVFLGNLMAGCCFIIFSKKRKRDKAPTEEIAMADEPTIIGR; the protein is encoded by the exons ATGGCGAGTCGTATGAAGGCTTTGTACAATCAG ATCGTGTTCGAACGACGTGTCCTGCTGGGATGTACGATTCTCGTCGGTCTTTCAGTCTGCATATGGGCAATAGCAATCGGCACCGATCATTGGTTTACCCTCGATGCGCCCAACCCCGATGAAGGATTGCCGATAGTCGGCGGTAGTGAACCTGGCAGGAGGCTCGTCCACAGCCACCAGGGGCTTTGGAGAGTGTGCGATCAGGGTCTGCGCCCGCTGGACAACTCTTCGACGAGCACGAAAACTATGGTTTCGTATT aCGAATGCGTAAAGAAAGACATGTTTCCGGAGCATCAAACATCTTATGAAACTGAAACCGTACTTA GTTACGCGAGGACCGAAGTTTCTTTCGCTTTGATCAGCATGTTCGTAATGGTGATGGGTTTCAGTTTTTCGATCTATACTTTTAGAAATCCACGATACATGTTCAAGCGACTTGCTGGTGGCATCCACTTCATCAGTG CTGCCTGCACAATGGTGGTAATCCAGGTGGTCCTTTCATCAGTGGAGTACGAGAGCAAACACAGTCATCAGACCTTTCCAAAGGGTGCGATACTCGAGTACAATTACTCCCTGGTTTTGGCCTGGTTCGTATTCCTCGGTAATTTAATGGCCGGGTGTTGcttcattatattttcgaaaaagcgAAAGCGCGACAAGGCTCCAACCGAAGAAATTGCTATGGCGGACGAACCGACGATAATAGGTCGTTGA